A part of Aegilops tauschii subsp. strangulata cultivar AL8/78 chromosome 2, Aet v6.0, whole genome shotgun sequence genomic DNA contains:
- the LOC109743803 gene encoding uncharacterized protein encodes MPSHLGVQKEEQLGRLQLRHRSALANLAAAGYMFQPTGRELVGHYLIPRAGLGGFFLPGVIEEGVDVLSLRPRALSFPENHKRDYSEVWGFFFTAKLAGETCPTPGAGRCWVQYGQEKAYYGGEGGREEVAFRHRFAYRYTWRDGEVMSQTRWRMKEYRLNRNAAAFRRAHPSAVPADVVFVVHKVYRKPLIPRSPPPPVDSSSSKDEGFESYILYPRLDELMRRLTEGN; translated from the exons AAAAGGAGGAGCAG CTAGGCAGGCTACAACTTCGGCATCGGTCGGCGCTGGCTAATCTGGCAGCAGCTGGCTACATGTTCCAACCCACCGGCCGTGAGCTCGTCGGCCACTACCTCATCCCCAGGGCGGGGCTCGGCGGCTTCTTCCTCCCCGGCGTCATCGAGGAGGGCGTGGACGTCTTGTCCTTGCGGCCACGCGCGCTCTCCTTCCCGGAAAACCACAAGAGGGATTACAGCGAGGTATGGGGCTTCTTCTTCACGGCAAAGCTCGCCGGCGAGACATGCCCGACGCCGGGCGCGGGCAGGTGCTGGGTGCAGTACGGCCAGGAGAAGGCGTACtacggcggcgagggcggccgggAGGAAGTGGCGTTCCGGCACAGGTTCGCGTACCGCTACACATGGAGGGACGGGGAGGTAATGTCGCAGACCCGCTGGCGAATGAAGGAGTACCGGCTCAATAGGAACGCGGCCGCCTTCCGCCGCGCGCACCCGAGCGCCGTGCCGGCGGACGTCGTTTTCGTGGTCCACAAGGTCTACAGGAAGCCGCTGATCCCTCGGTCGCCGCCACCGCCGGTCGACAGCAGCTCCAGCAAGGACGAGGGCTTCGAGAGCTACATCTTGTACCCGCGACTCGATGAGCTCATGCGGAGGTTAACGGAGGGGAACTAG